GTCAAAAAGGTATTGGCAATCCATAGACGGTGATAACTGGGTATTCGCAACCAGGAAGGAAGGTTTAACCCCACTTCGGTTAATAAACCATGCCGACACACCAATAGTGCGTCATGTGAAAGTCAAAGGCGAATCGTCACCATACGACGGAAATCTGGTTTACTGGAGTTCAAGAATGGGTAATAACCTAGAAATGCCAACCAGAGTATCAAAACTCCTGAAAAAGCAAAAAGGGAAATGTACCCACTGTGGAATGTTTTTCCGTGAAGACGATGTGATGGAAGTTGACCATATCATCCCGATATCGAAAGGTGGTAAGGATGAGTATAAAAATCTTCAACTTTTACACAGACATTGCCACGACATAAAGACAGCCAATGATGGCAATCCTGGCATAAAATCTGGCTGTAATAGTGCCGAGCCTAAGCCCACCAGAAAACTTGAAAAAGTCGCGGACAAATGGGTAATGAGGTATGCGTGACAAGCACCAAATCATTGAGGAGCCGTGTGAGGTGAAAGTCTCAAGCACGGTTTTGAAGACCAACGGGGTTGGCGACAACCTCGTTGAGTTTACTGAGTTAGCCGTTTGCAGTAATGGTGAAGTATTCGAGAATCCTAAAGCCTACCGCCGCATGAGTAAACGCATGAAACGCTTACAGCGTAGCGTTAGCCGAAAGGTGAAGGGGTCTAATAATCGCAAGAAAGCTGTAAGAAAATTGGCTAAATTACACGCCAAAGTTTCTAATATTCGCAAGGATTCCATACACAAATTAACCTACTATCTAGCTAAAAACCACAGCGTGATAAAGAGTGCGATTCGTTGTTAGTTGAATCACGGTAATCAGTCCGTACATAAACTAACCAACCTAACCCAATTAAGGAGAAAGGTTGAACTCTCGGTCTGATATGGGTGCAAGTCCCATCTACCAGACTCAGGTATGACTCCCTACCTGCCCACACTGACTAGACTCGGTTTCTAGAGGGTGAAGCTGGGAACAGGACGCAATCAGACATCCGTTGTGGGGTGACACTTGGCGTTAATGGGGAGTTCCCACGGTGAAACAGAGCCTAGAAAAGCAACCTACACGCAAGCAGGACACAACTCAAAAACCTGACTTCACTGGAGCGAAATCCCGCCGCATCTTTTTTAAATAGCGGTCAGAGTCCAGGGAATCCAGTGGTTGAAATGGCTACACCTGACGGAACTATTAATCAACCGAGGGAACGAATAAAAACGGATTGAAGGTCTAGGGGCGGTCGAACCCCATAAGTAGGCTGGACGAGCAGCGGAATCCCTTCAATTCGGGTAGGACAGACCGTAATTGGTCTGAGGTGTTCAGAATACACAAATTGGAGCAGAGCATGATTGGACACAGAGAAAACTCTAGTGAATCTTGGAAGACGTTACCCTGGAAGCAATTCCGCCGTAACTTATTCCGCCTACAAAAACGAGTGTATAAAGCGGTTCAAGTTGGAGACAAGCGGAAAGCGCAGTCACTACAGAAGCTGATTCTGAAATCAACCGCAGCAAGATTACTGGCTATTCGTCAAGTATCACAGCTAAACGCTGGGAAAAAGACCGCAGGAATTGATGGCAAAAAGTCCCTTACCTTTAAGGAACGCTTCGAGCTTAATGAACTGCTAAAAGCATCTGTTAGCAACTGGAAACACCAGGAATTAAGAGAAATACCAATCCCCAAAAAGGACGGTACTATGAGGATGCTGAAAATCCCCACTATTGCAGACAGAGCTTACCAATGCCTTGTCAAATACGCATTAGAACCAGCACACGAAGCAACCTTTCACGCCAGGAGCTACGGGTTTAGGACGGGTCGTTCAGCGCATGACGCACAGAAATACCTGTACAACAACCTATGCTCTACACGAAAAGGAATAGATAAACGAGTTATAGAACTCGATATCGAAAAATGCTTCGACAGGATAAACCACACCGCCATCATGGATAGACTCATCGCTCCTTATAGCATAAGACAGGGAATATTCCGCTGTCTCAAAGCCGGAGTTAATCCTCAATTCCCAGAACAGGGAACACCTCAAGGCGGGGTAGTAAGTCCACTATTAGCTAACATCGCCTTAAACGGCATCGAAAGTATCCACAGATATAAAGATGCCGGAAACAACGTAATAGAACCATCAGTCCGATATGCGGATGACATGGTGATAATACTTAGACCTCAAGACGATGCTACCGTTATACTTGACAAAATCAGTCAGTTCCTAGCAGAGCGGGGAATGAAAGTCAGTGAGAAAAAGACCAAGCTAACCGCCGCGACAGGTGGGTTTGATTTCCTCGGCTGGCACTTTAAAGTCCAGAAAAACGGGAAGTTTAAATGCGTTCCATCAGTGGATAACTTCAAAGCTTTTCGCAAGAAAGTAAAACACATCGTCAACAACTCGAATTATGGTGCTATCACTAAGGCTGAGAAATTAGCCCCTGTAGTTAGAGGTTGGAGGAACTACCACCGCTTTTGTAAGATGAAAGGGTCACGCAACTCGTTATTCCACATTCAACACAGAGCTTACAGGGTATTCAACAAGGAAACCAAACAGAATCGCTACACTAGCAAGGAATTACTAGATAAAGCGTTTCCATCAGTTCCTTACTCCGAAAACAAATACATCAACGTTAAAGGTGAGAAATCACCCTATGACGGAGATTTGAGTTATTGGAGCGAGCGTAACAGCAAGCTCTATGACAACCATACCTCTAAAGCCCTCAAACGGCAAAGCCATAAATGTGGTCATTGTGGTTTAAAAATGCTCAGTGATGAGAAGGTACATTTACATCATATAGATGGAAACCATAAGAATGGTAAACCTAAAAACCTTCTAGCAATTCATGAAAGCTGCCACGATTATATTCATATCAGCAAAAGCGAAAGCTAAGAACATCGGAAGCTGGGTGCAGTGAAAGTTGCACGCCCAGATTTAACAGAGAGGGGCAGGGAATAATATCCCTCCTCGACTCTACCTAGAGGATTTGCACGTTAAGGCATTTTTGAAGAACCACAAATTAGCGGGTGCTATCGCCGATTGTGGGATGTATGAGTTCAAACGACAGTTAGAGTATAAAACCGAGAAGTTCGGGAGTGAATTAATCCTTGTGGATAGGTTCTTCCCCAGTTCTCAAATATGCTCTAACTGTGGGAATCATCGTCATAAAATGCCATTAAAAAACCGCGTTTATGTTTGTCCTGATTGTGGCTATAAAGCCGATAGGGACTTAAATGCAGCGCGGAACATTGACCGATGGTTTGCGGATATTTTTATCCCTGTAGCGTAGCGGTTCCTTTTAGGAACTACGGTCAGAAACGGTAAGTTCTACCGAGATTGTCTGTCGAGTGGAAAAACCTCTTAGAAGCCATTCTAAGACCGTGATGAAGCAGGAAGTAAACACTAAGGTTATCGCTGTCCAGATGTGTCTAGACTTTGGTAATTTTGGGTAAGTTTTATAGAACGGTTCTGTGCGGGACGTAAATTACCCCAATTCCCAATACTCAAATTGTCATTTACACCCTTGAATTTGGAGTTTAAGTAAGAGGTTATTTGAAAACTTTTTCCTGTGGGATCTGATCCCCCTAAATCCCCCTTTGTAAGGGGGACTTTGAGGAATTTAGCCCCCCTTATAAAGGCTACGGTGTACACACATCTCTAGACAGGATGCTAAACGTGATCCGATCCCCCTAAATCCCCCTTAAAAAGGGGGACTTTGAAGAATTTAGCCCCCCTTGTAAAGGCTACGGTGTACACACATCTCTAGACAGGATGCTAAACGTGATCCGATCCCCCTAAATCCCCCTTAAAAAGGGGGACTTTGAAGAATTTAGCCCCCCTTGTAAAGGCTACGGTGTACACACATCTCTAGACAGGATGCTAAACGTGATCCGATCCCCCTAAATCCCCCTTAAAAAGTGGGACTTTGAAGAATTTAGCCCCCCTTTTTAAGGGGGGTTGGGGGGATCTAAACGTTGTGGGGCAACTATAGAAGACTTGTGTGTACACCGTAGCTTGTAAAGGGGGGATTAAGGGGGGTAAATTACCACTAATAAAAACACTATTTAACTAATCATGAAACGTCAAATCGCCATTATCTCCTGCTTACTGCTGCTACCTTATCCAGTGTCAGCTATAGAAACCCAAACCAAGACAACAAAACTACTTACACAGACCTCGCAAAGGTGCAAATTACAACCAGCAGACCCAGAAAACGGTATTTATTCAGACCCACAATTACAAACCATTGCTAAACAAATTACAGTTAGAGTCAGAGACAAAGAAAGAGGCGCTTCCGGGACAATTTTCGCTAGAAAAGATAATTCTTATTTAGTAGTTACTAATTCCCACGTTGTCAGAAGAATTAATAATATCAATATTATCACAGCCGATGGTCAAAAATATACAGGTAAAATTTTACCTGATACTAATTTTGATAAATTCGATTTAGCTATAGTAGAATTTACATCTAATCAAAAATATTGTTTACCATCAGAAATTGCTGAGAGAATCGCCTCTTTTGATATTAACTTAGAAACACCAGTTATGTCCGCAGGCTATGCTGTATCTGAGGATAAATTAGTATTAACAACAGGAAAAATACAACAAATCATTTCTCAACCCAGTTTAAAAGATGGTTATGAAATTGGCTATACTAGCGATATTCAACCGGGAATGAGTGGTGGTGCAATTATTAGTAATACAGGAAATTTAATAGGAATTAATGGCATTAGTTCCTATCCTTGGTCCAATTCTGCTTATACTTATACCAACGGAAAACGCCCGACAAATACAGAAATTCAAGAATTTAGAAAACTGAGTTGGGGAATACCTATTAAAACCGTTTTAGGTCAGGTAAAACCAGAAGTTCTCACCGCTTATAATTTACCTATACCAGATATTAAACAGACAATAGCAGAAGTACCATTAACAGGTTGGTTAGGAGAATTAGAAGCAAAAGCTAAACAAATTACCGTCAAAATTGATAGCAGTAGCGGTGCTAATGGTTCAGGAATTATTATTGCTAAAGAAGGAGATATTTACACCGTTTTAACTGCTGCTCATGTAGTTTGTAAACCACCAGATAAAGTAGGACTATGTGAGCCAAATACCTATAAAATCGTCACAGTAGATGGTAAACAATATCCCGTAGAACCCAGCACCATTAAATTAGAAGAGGGGGTAGATTTAGCAGTAGTTAAATTCACCAGTCGGGAAAATTATCAAGTTGCGACTTTAGCAAATTATCCCATACAAGATGATGAATATATGTTCACGGCGGGTTATCCCAGGTTAGGAGAAAAATCACCTTGGCGATTCACATTGGGACAGATTTATAGTAAGGAGAGAGGATTATTACAAACTACCCAATCAGATTTTAACAATAACAGTTCGGGTACAGCTAAAGCAGCAGTTTCTTTAACAGGAGGATATGAATTAGTTTATAGTAGTATCACCTTTGGCGGTATGAGTGGAGGACCTGTTTTAGATTCCCAAGGGCGGGTAATAGGTATTCATGGCAGAACTGAGGGAGAGGCTGCTATTGATAATAATAGTAGTAGTGGCGGAAATATCCAATTAGGTAATAGTTTGGGTATTCCGGTGAGTACATTTTTGGCATTAGCTACCCGACTGAATACTCAAGCACAAAAGATAGAAACCACCCCAACACCAGAACTAAATCAACAAGA
The DNA window shown above is from Anabaena sp. WA102 and carries:
- a CDS encoding RNA-guided endonuclease InsQ/TnpB family protein, yielding MKNHKLAGAIADCGMYEFKRQLEYKTEKFGSELILVDRFFPSSQICSNCGNHRHKMPLKNRVYVCPDCGYKADRDLNAARNIDRWFADIFIPVA
- a CDS encoding tetratricopeptide repeat protein, whose amino-acid sequence is MKRQIAIISCLLLLPYPVSAIETQTKTTKLLTQTSQRCKLQPADPENGIYSDPQLQTIAKQITVRVRDKERGASGTIFARKDNSYLVVTNSHVVRRINNINIITADGQKYTGKILPDTNFDKFDLAIVEFTSNQKYCLPSEIAERIASFDINLETPVMSAGYAVSEDKLVLTTGKIQQIISQPSLKDGYEIGYTSDIQPGMSGGAIISNTGNLIGINGISSYPWSNSAYTYTNGKRPTNTEIQEFRKLSWGIPIKTVLGQVKPEVLTAYNLPIPDIKQTIAEVPLTGWLGELEAKAKQITVKIDSSSGANGSGIIIAKEGDIYTVLTAAHVVCKPPDKVGLCEPNTYKIVTVDGKQYPVEPSTIKLEEGVDLAVVKFTSRENYQVATLANYPIQDDEYMFTAGYPRLGEKSPWRFTLGQIYSKERGLLQTTQSDFNNNSSGTAKAAVSLTGGYELVYSSITFGGMSGGPVLDSQGRVIGIHGRTEGEAAIDNNSSSGGNIQLGNSLGIPVSTFLALATRLNTQAQKIETTPTPELNQQEVKSIQTAILSVDVSQGNTTASQWLERGNQLWRLGRYPEAIQAFDAAIKQKPKFIHLAYYGKGLALFESGEYPEAITALQQAVKSQPDFVPAWNYLSVVYRKSNQLDKALAAIDKAIQLQPNNPNLYNEKWGVLSNLKRYREAAAAINKAIEFSPRAGFYYNRGIVRDDLGDKPGAIDDYTQAIKFNPNYADAYYNRGIVRDDLGDKPGAIDDYTQAIKINPNLALAYYNRGIVRYELGDKPGAIADFNLAIKINPNYALAYNNRGVVRNDLGDKPGAIDDYNQAIKINPNLAQAYYNRGIVRDELGDKPGAIDDYNQAIKINPNYANAYTNRGVVYYELGDKQKAREDLQRAAQLFKAQGNTAFSEKIMGLLKGL
- a CDS encoding transposase; translated protein: MKVSSTVLKTNGVGDNLVEFTELAVCSNGEVFENPKAYRRMSKRMKRLQRSVSRKVKGSNNRKKAVRKLAKLHAKVSNIRKDSIHKLTYYLAKNHSVIKSAIRC
- a CDS encoding group II intron reverse transcriptase/maturase; its protein translation is MIGHRENSSESWKTLPWKQFRRNLFRLQKRVYKAVQVGDKRKAQSLQKLILKSTAARLLAIRQVSQLNAGKKTAGIDGKKSLTFKERFELNELLKASVSNWKHQELREIPIPKKDGTMRMLKIPTIADRAYQCLVKYALEPAHEATFHARSYGFRTGRSAHDAQKYLYNNLCSTRKGIDKRVIELDIEKCFDRINHTAIMDRLIAPYSIRQGIFRCLKAGVNPQFPEQGTPQGGVVSPLLANIALNGIESIHRYKDAGNNVIEPSVRYADDMVIILRPQDDATVILDKISQFLAERGMKVSEKKTKLTAATGGFDFLGWHFKVQKNGKFKCVPSVDNFKAFRKKVKHIVNNSNYGAITKAEKLAPVVRGWRNYHRFCKMKGSRNSLFHIQHRAYRVFNKETKQNRYTSKELLDKAFPSVPYSENKYINVKGEKSPYDGDLSYWSERNSKLYDNHTSKALKRQSHKCGHCGLKMLSDEKVHLHHIDGNHKNGKPKNLLAIHESCHDYIHISKSES